One region of Phaeocystidibacter marisrubri genomic DNA includes:
- the pfkA gene encoding 6-phosphofructokinase, producing MSKAIKTLAVLTSGGDAPGMNAAIRAVVRTAVFYEKRIFGIKRGYDGLIEGDFEELNSKSVKNILNLGGTILKSARSEEFKTEAGQMKAYEQLQKHGVDGLIVIGGNGTFTGAHRFFEAHGVPVIGIPGTIDNDLFGTDYTIGYDTATNTVVDCIDKIRDTASSHNRLFFVEVMGRDSGFIAMNTAVAIGALDVILPEQNKSYEDLFVEIEKGASNKKTSNIVVVAEGNKLGDSFSIANKVREHFPQLDTKVTILGHLQRGGAPSCFDRVTASKLGVAAVEGLLNGRFDVMAGMVDEELTYTFLQQAVMNKAQLDPEMLRISKILAI from the coding sequence ATGTCGAAAGCCATCAAGACTTTAGCTGTATTGACTTCTGGAGGGGATGCTCCGGGTATGAATGCTGCCATTCGCGCCGTGGTTAGAACTGCCGTTTTTTATGAGAAACGCATTTTTGGCATCAAGCGTGGGTACGACGGTTTAATTGAAGGAGATTTTGAAGAATTGAACTCAAAATCGGTGAAAAATATCTTGAACTTAGGGGGGACAATTCTGAAGTCGGCCCGAAGTGAAGAATTTAAAACCGAGGCTGGACAGATGAAAGCTTACGAGCAACTTCAAAAGCACGGGGTTGATGGTTTGATTGTCATTGGAGGGAATGGCACCTTTACAGGGGCGCATCGCTTTTTCGAGGCCCACGGTGTTCCAGTAATTGGCATTCCTGGAACCATCGACAATGACTTATTTGGGACAGATTACACCATAGGGTACGACACAGCAACTAACACAGTGGTAGATTGCATCGATAAAATCCGCGATACAGCGTCTTCGCACAATCGCCTCTTCTTTGTGGAGGTGATGGGGCGTGATTCCGGTTTCATCGCCATGAATACGGCTGTTGCCATTGGGGCGCTAGATGTGATTTTACCCGAACAGAATAAGTCGTACGAAGACTTATTTGTGGAAATAGAAAAGGGGGCAAGCAACAAGAAAACATCCAACATTGTGGTGGTTGCAGAAGGGAACAAGCTGGGTGACAGTTTTTCTATTGCCAATAAAGTGCGAGAGCACTTCCCTCAACTCGATACAAAAGTGACCATCCTCGGACACCTACAACGCGGCGGAGCACCTAGTTGCTTTGACCGTGTCACCGCTAGTAAATTGGGCGTTGCAGCAGTTGAAGGCCTGCTCAACGGACGATTTGATGTAATGGCGGGTATGGTAGACGAAGAACTCACCTATACATTCCTGCAACAAGCAGTGATGAATAAGGCTCAGCTCGATCCAGAAATGTTACGAATCTCTAAAATCCTCGCTATCTGA
- the gap gene encoding type I glyceraldehyde-3-phosphate dehydrogenase, whose amino-acid sequence MRKIAINGFGRIGRLTFRNLLEKGGLEVVAINDLTDTKTLAHLLKYDTAHGKFDGTISHSEDSLIVNGKTIRVYAERDPEALPWGELGIDVVLESTGIFRDAEKMSKHLKAGAKRVALSAPASGKLLTIVKGVNDEQLTSEETLFSNASCTTNCLAPMAKVLDEKFGIVKGFMTTIHAYTADQNLQDGPHKDLRRARAAAQSMIPTSTGAAVAVGLVLPKLDGKLDGYAMRVPTITGSATDLTVELEKAVTAEEINAAMKEAAEGELKGVLEYTDEPIVSTDIIGNKHSCIFDSDITSVNGNMVKVLGWYDNEAGYSARMADMVERAANL is encoded by the coding sequence ATGAGAAAGATTGCAATCAATGGGTTCGGTCGTATTGGACGACTGACTTTCCGAAACCTTTTAGAAAAAGGTGGACTTGAAGTAGTGGCTATCAATGATCTTACCGATACCAAGACCTTGGCTCACCTGCTCAAGTACGACACGGCTCACGGCAAATTTGACGGAACCATCAGTCATTCGGAAGACAGCTTAATTGTGAATGGCAAAACCATTCGCGTTTACGCTGAGCGTGATCCTGAAGCTCTTCCATGGGGAGAATTAGGAATCGATGTAGTTCTCGAATCTACCGGTATTTTCCGCGATGCTGAGAAAATGTCGAAGCACCTCAAAGCTGGAGCAAAGCGAGTTGCGCTAAGTGCACCGGCAAGTGGTAAGCTCCTAACCATCGTGAAAGGAGTGAACGACGAACAACTCACTTCAGAAGAAACGCTGTTCTCTAACGCAAGCTGCACCACCAATTGTTTAGCTCCAATGGCCAAAGTTTTGGATGAGAAGTTTGGCATTGTGAAGGGGTTCATGACCACTATTCACGCCTACACCGCCGACCAGAATTTGCAAGATGGTCCTCACAAGGATCTTCGCAGAGCGCGTGCGGCAGCTCAAAGTATGATTCCAACTTCAACGGGTGCCGCCGTAGCGGTGGGATTGGTCCTTCCAAAGTTGGATGGAAAATTGGATGGATACGCCATGCGCGTTCCTACCATTACAGGTTCTGCCACAGACTTAACTGTGGAGTTGGAGAAAGCGGTTACCGCAGAAGAAATCAATGCAGCTATGAAAGAGGCTGCAGAAGGAGAGCTCAAAGGAGTTCTCGAATATACCGATGAGCCGATTGTGTCTACCGACATTATTGGTAATAAGCATTCTTGCATCTTTGACAGTGACATTACTTCGGTAAATGGGAACATGGTTAAGGTACTGGGATGGTACGATAACGAAGCCGGATACTCAGCTCGAATGGCCGATATGGTTGAGAGAGCTGCTAATTTGTAA
- a CDS encoding DUF4961 domain-containing protein, producing the protein MNRLLTSIFALCLGISSLGQVSITPTFATQNDTVIVTFDASQGNGALVGVNTVYAHTGVITNVSTSLADWRHVQGNWGTDDARLKMTSLGNNVHEIKYHINTFYSVPTSETVTHLAFVFRDVTGNTVGRASDGSDIYVPIYAGTFAAAITSPAGGVGTIADASDSVILAGQSSLPADLEFSVDGTPIASATNTTTLSHKLYFNTLSPGLHSIVFTADNGNTIVGDTLEITTRTTTPVAAKPSWGKPGYQWRNDSLYLELTAPGKDYVYVIGSFNDWKLDEPYQMNVTSNDSTFWIALDNLTPGAPVSFQYYVGPDAIRIADPYSTMVLDPWNDQWIPDSTYPNLPDYPTGLTTEPVTYTDPNAAEYNWDNSYTYTRPDREELIIYEMLIRDWSAAHTYAEVINRLDYLDTMGVNAIELMPIMEFEGNESWGYNPSFFFAVDKYYGPSNELKRFVDTCHKRGIAVILDLAINHAFGQNPLVRMYWDGANNRPAANSPWFNPVAKHDFNVGYDFNHESRETEYFTKRVLSYWIEEFRVDGYRMDLSKGFTQKNTLGDVNAWGQYDQSRVDILTNYANTVWALDSTNYMILEHFADNSEESVLSANGMMLWANMNHEYSEGAMAWSSNFYGVTHKSRGWSDMHAVGFMESHDEERMVYRNNNFGNANTAYSTRPLDTALNRVALAATFFFTVPGPKMLWQFGEVGYDYSIDFNGRVGNKPIRWDYIANPKRRALYAHFAELNRLRAQHDIFRKDGNWELSMGGYTKRIGLSNDTMNVIVLGNFNIITSTIDPDFDHTGMWYEYFSNDSLMIEDVDSVLTFQPGEYRIYSDIRLKAAPFVEEPVDTLPEPPTGNRVEVYPTVVSHSDVLFNIGTTKANYLEIYIYDVAGNQVWSYEEYGMDPGGSVVYWNTLTNSGRPVSNGMYIYRINRLGTTESGKIVIAR; encoded by the coding sequence ATGAACAGACTTCTCACATCCATCTTCGCACTTTGCCTTGGCATTAGCTCACTTGGACAAGTTTCCATCACCCCAACTTTTGCCACTCAAAACGATACGGTAATTGTCACTTTTGACGCCTCACAGGGAAACGGAGCATTAGTGGGTGTGAACACAGTATATGCCCACACAGGGGTAATCACCAATGTTAGTACTTCTCTAGCAGATTGGCGCCATGTGCAAGGAAACTGGGGCACCGATGATGCGAGACTAAAAATGACATCACTGGGCAACAATGTCCACGAGATCAAATACCACATCAATACCTTTTACAGTGTTCCCACGAGCGAAACCGTAACGCATCTCGCTTTTGTGTTTCGCGATGTGACGGGAAACACCGTAGGTAGAGCTTCGGATGGATCAGATATTTACGTTCCCATTTACGCGGGAACATTCGCCGCAGCCATCACTTCCCCTGCGGGAGGTGTGGGAACAATCGCAGACGCCAGCGACAGCGTGATTCTGGCCGGACAATCGTCCTTGCCCGCCGATTTAGAATTTAGTGTGGATGGAACTCCCATTGCTTCGGCGACAAACACCACCACATTAAGTCACAAGTTGTATTTCAACACGCTTTCTCCAGGACTTCACAGTATTGTTTTTACTGCCGATAACGGTAACACCATAGTGGGAGACACCCTCGAAATCACAACTCGCACAACAACTCCCGTTGCGGCAAAACCGAGTTGGGGAAAACCGGGGTACCAATGGAGAAACGACTCCTTGTATCTAGAATTGACAGCTCCAGGAAAGGATTACGTTTATGTAATAGGTTCTTTTAATGATTGGAAGTTGGATGAACCGTACCAGATGAACGTCACTTCCAACGATTCTACTTTCTGGATTGCACTCGATAACTTAACGCCAGGAGCACCTGTATCCTTTCAGTATTACGTAGGCCCAGATGCCATTCGAATTGCTGATCCCTACAGCACTATGGTACTCGATCCGTGGAACGACCAATGGATTCCCGATTCAACCTACCCCAATTTGCCAGACTATCCCACAGGATTGACCACGGAACCGGTGACCTACACCGATCCAAATGCGGCAGAATACAACTGGGACAATAGCTACACCTACACTCGCCCCGATCGTGAAGAGCTCATCATCTACGAAATGCTCATCCGAGATTGGTCGGCAGCTCACACCTATGCCGAAGTCATCAATCGATTGGACTACTTAGATACGATGGGTGTAAATGCGATTGAACTGATGCCCATCATGGAGTTTGAAGGCAATGAATCTTGGGGGTACAACCCGAGCTTTTTCTTCGCAGTTGATAAATACTACGGTCCATCAAATGAGCTGAAACGCTTCGTTGACACTTGCCACAAGCGCGGTATAGCCGTTATTCTCGACCTCGCCATCAATCATGCCTTTGGTCAAAACCCACTGGTACGGATGTATTGGGACGGCGCGAATAATCGTCCTGCTGCAAATTCTCCGTGGTTCAATCCCGTTGCAAAACACGACTTTAACGTGGGGTACGACTTCAACCATGAAAGCCGTGAAACCGAGTACTTCACCAAGCGCGTATTGTCCTATTGGATTGAAGAATTCCGAGTGGACGGCTACCGAATGGACTTGTCGAAAGGATTCACCCAAAAGAACACGTTGGGAGATGTGAACGCATGGGGACAGTACGATCAAAGTCGAGTTGATATCCTCACTAACTACGCCAACACCGTTTGGGCCCTCGATTCGACGAACTACATGATTCTTGAGCACTTTGCCGACAATTCCGAAGAGAGCGTCCTCAGTGCTAACGGTATGATGCTTTGGGCGAACATGAACCATGAGTACAGCGAGGGAGCGATGGCTTGGTCGTCTAATTTTTACGGCGTAACACACAAGAGCAGAGGCTGGTCAGACATGCATGCCGTTGGATTCATGGAAAGTCATGATGAGGAGCGCATGGTGTACCGTAACAACAATTTCGGAAATGCGAACACCGCCTATAGCACTCGACCGTTAGACACAGCCTTGAATCGTGTCGCCTTGGCAGCCACCTTCTTTTTCACTGTACCCGGCCCTAAAATGCTGTGGCAATTTGGCGAAGTAGGGTATGATTACTCCATCGACTTCAACGGCAGAGTTGGCAACAAACCGATACGTTGGGATTACATTGCCAACCCAAAGCGCAGAGCATTGTATGCTCATTTCGCTGAACTCAACCGACTCAGAGCCCAACACGACATCTTCAGAAAGGATGGAAATTGGGAACTCAGCATGGGTGGATATACCAAGCGAATTGGACTTTCGAATGACACCATGAATGTGATCGTTCTAGGAAATTTCAACATCATCACTAGCACTATTGACCCCGACTTTGACCACACAGGAATGTGGTACGAATACTTCAGCAACGACAGTTTAATGATAGAAGATGTGGACAGCGTCCTCACTTTCCAACCGGGGGAATACCGCATTTACAGTGATATTCGACTCAAAGCTGCACCGTTTGTAGAAGAACCCGTTGACACCCTTCCAGAACCTCCAACAGGTAATCGTGTAGAAGTATATCCAACGGTAGTAAGCCATTCTGATGTCCTCTTTAACATCGGCACCACCAAGGCGAATTACTTGGAAATCTACATTTACGATGTGGCGGGAAATCAAGTGTGGAGTTATGAAGAATACGGCATGGACCCTGGAGGAAGCGTCGTGTATTGGAACACTCTCACCAATTCTGGTCGCCCAGTATCCAACGGGATGTACATCTATCGAATCAACCGATTAGGCACTACGGAGAGCGGTAAAATTGTGATTGCTAGATAG
- a CDS encoding ATPase: protein MIFIAESGSTKCDWVLIDKGGKEVGRWSTMGFNPYFHSSDLIRHKMSQERGMAPYLLEVQNIWFYGAGCSTAQLKAIVIDGLQQVFPNAEIHVDHDLNAAAFALYQGRPEIACILGTGSNSCYFDGINVREEVPALAYILGDEGSASWIGKRLVADFLYKRLPQDLHEAFVDTYKTSKDQIIQRVYNEPHANVYLAEFSRFAGDHAGHSWIRAMVANGFAKFLDIHVKCYPEAESAEVNFVGSVAKQFEDILKKEVKKAGLQYGRTQAKPVNLLVNYHIERLGVLELLKKV, encoded by the coding sequence ATGATATTTATCGCTGAAAGCGGATCGACGAAGTGCGATTGGGTCCTTATTGATAAGGGTGGTAAAGAGGTGGGGCGTTGGAGCACAATGGGCTTCAACCCTTACTTTCATTCGTCGGATTTGATTCGTCACAAAATGAGTCAGGAACGCGGTATGGCGCCCTATTTACTAGAGGTGCAGAATATCTGGTTCTATGGCGCGGGTTGTTCCACAGCTCAATTGAAAGCCATTGTCATTGACGGTTTACAACAGGTGTTTCCCAATGCGGAAATCCATGTAGATCACGATCTCAATGCAGCCGCGTTTGCCTTATATCAAGGCAGGCCAGAAATTGCTTGTATTCTCGGAACAGGCTCCAACAGTTGCTACTTCGATGGCATTAACGTTCGTGAAGAGGTTCCAGCACTGGCCTATATTTTAGGTGATGAGGGCTCCGCCAGTTGGATTGGAAAGCGTTTGGTAGCAGATTTCTTGTACAAACGATTACCGCAAGATCTTCATGAAGCATTTGTAGATACCTACAAGACGTCAAAAGATCAGATCATTCAACGTGTTTATAATGAACCTCACGCCAATGTTTATCTGGCTGAGTTCTCCCGATTTGCTGGAGATCATGCGGGCCACAGTTGGATTAGAGCCATGGTAGCAAATGGCTTTGCCAAGTTCTTGGACATTCATGTGAAATGCTATCCAGAAGCAGAATCTGCCGAGGTGAACTTTGTCGGTTCTGTGGCGAAGCAATTTGAAGACATCCTGAAGAAGGAAGTCAAGAAGGCCGGATTGCAATACGGAAGAACTCAGGCTAAACCGGTGAACCTGTTGGTCAATTACCACATAGAGCGCTTGGGCGTTCTCGAGCTACTCAAGAAAGTATGA
- the pgmB gene encoding beta-phosphoglucomutase codes for MIRGIIFDLDGVIVDTAKYHFLAWRRMAKELGVNFTEEENEQLKGVSRRGSIEKIMRWGNIQLSEAEIERWMAIKNEWYLEHIATMDEGEILPGASDIIRQAKDAGLSISLGSASKNSRVILERVKLIDEFDAIVDGTVVSASKPDPEVFLTGAAQLGLPPEDCLVFEDAQAGVEAAINGHMKVVGVGSPDILGKAHIVIPNLEGIRLQEDIINKI; via the coding sequence ATGATTAGGGGAATAATCTTCGATTTAGACGGAGTAATCGTCGATACAGCAAAGTATCACTTCTTAGCTTGGCGCCGTATGGCAAAGGAGCTAGGGGTAAACTTCACCGAAGAGGAGAATGAGCAGCTCAAAGGTGTGAGTCGCCGCGGATCGATCGAGAAAATCATGCGTTGGGGAAATATTCAGCTCTCCGAGGCAGAGATAGAAAGATGGATGGCCATCAAGAACGAGTGGTATTTAGAGCACATTGCAACCATGGATGAAGGTGAAATTCTTCCCGGTGCAAGTGATATCATTCGTCAGGCAAAAGATGCTGGACTGTCCATTTCGTTGGGTTCGGCCAGCAAGAATTCTCGCGTGATTTTAGAGCGAGTAAAGCTCATTGATGAGTTCGATGCCATCGTTGACGGAACGGTCGTTTCTGCATCAAAACCAGACCCTGAAGTGTTTCTCACGGGTGCAGCACAACTGGGCTTACCTCCTGAAGATTGTTTGGTGTTTGAAGATGCTCAGGCTGGCGTTGAAGCGGCCATCAACGGCCACATGAAAGTGGTGGGTGTGGGTTCACCAGACATCTTGGGCAAGGCTCACATTGTGATTCCTAACTTAGAGGGAATCCGACTTCAAGAAGACATTATCAATAAAATATAA
- a CDS encoding family 65 glycosyl hydrolase domain-containing protein, which produces MEKRYLEIDEWKIVEEGWDPANHMKSESIFSIGNGRMGQRANFEETYSGNTLQGSYVAGVYYPDKTKVGWWKNGYPEYFAKVLNSVNWIGINISVDGEQLDLNACAVSNFRRELDMQHGLLSRSFDVKFTNGKTLRIDSKRFLSLVRDEVGAIAYSFTPVNFEGAVVVTPYLDFDVENHDANWEEKFWDSVEERVAAQKGTVTAKTKKLDFQVSAAMRFEVAEGDQHITLYPNTDQREKFVSNTVELRVEQGKTYTIYKYAGITSSMNYKTKDLALAADTLASEAMRDGFDALYEEHANAWLEKWSTSDIIIDGDPAAQQAIRFNIFHLFQTFTGVDPRLNIGPKGFTGEKYGGSTYWDTEAYCLPFYLSTTDQSVARNLLIYRYNHLQKAIENAEKLGFTNGAALYPMVTMNGEECHNEWEITFEEIHRNGAIAYGIFNYVRHTLDRDYLHEYGFEVLLAISRFWAQRVNWSEARGKYVMLGVTGPNEYENNVNNNFYTNKMATWTMAYTLEVIDELKENHPDAYAKLVEKTHFDEETETKEWHEIIANIAIPFDDKQQVYLQQDGFLDKDLRPASSLAVEERPINQHWSWDRILRSCFIKQADVLQGLYFFEHQYDKATIRRNFDFYEPMTVHESSLSPCVHVILASRIGYGEKAYELYLRTARLDLDDYNREVHEGLHITSMAGTWMSVVQGFGGMKIIKEKLVFEPLLPEGWKALHFMLRWRGAVLKVNVTHSTLKVENVSDVEAEFHYGPHVHRVAANGEIKLELTK; this is translated from the coding sequence ATGGAGAAGCGCTATCTCGAAATAGACGAGTGGAAGATCGTTGAAGAAGGCTGGGACCCAGCGAACCACATGAAGAGTGAGAGTATCTTCAGTATTGGTAACGGCAGAATGGGGCAACGCGCCAACTTTGAAGAGACCTATTCGGGCAACACCCTTCAGGGTAGTTATGTGGCGGGAGTTTATTATCCCGACAAAACGAAAGTGGGTTGGTGGAAGAATGGATATCCTGAATACTTCGCCAAGGTTCTCAACTCCGTGAACTGGATTGGAATCAATATTTCTGTAGATGGTGAGCAGCTCGATTTGAATGCCTGCGCAGTATCAAATTTCCGCAGAGAACTTGACATGCAGCACGGATTGTTGTCTCGTTCTTTTGATGTGAAATTTACCAATGGCAAAACCCTTCGTATAGATTCTAAGCGCTTCTTGAGCTTGGTGAGAGATGAGGTAGGTGCCATTGCGTATTCCTTTACTCCTGTGAATTTTGAGGGGGCGGTTGTCGTCACTCCTTACCTAGATTTTGACGTTGAAAACCATGACGCCAACTGGGAAGAGAAGTTTTGGGATAGCGTTGAAGAACGCGTAGCGGCTCAAAAGGGCACGGTTACCGCCAAAACGAAGAAGCTCGATTTCCAGGTGAGCGCCGCCATGCGATTCGAAGTTGCAGAAGGCGATCAGCACATTACACTTTACCCGAACACGGATCAACGTGAGAAATTCGTTTCAAACACTGTTGAGCTCCGTGTAGAACAAGGGAAGACGTATACCATTTACAAGTATGCTGGTATCACGTCGAGCATGAATTACAAAACCAAAGACCTCGCACTTGCTGCCGATACATTGGCCAGTGAAGCAATGCGCGATGGTTTTGATGCCTTGTACGAAGAACACGCAAATGCATGGTTGGAGAAGTGGTCTACCAGTGATATCATCATTGATGGCGACCCTGCAGCACAACAGGCTATTCGCTTTAATATCTTCCATCTCTTCCAAACCTTCACCGGAGTAGATCCTCGATTGAACATCGGACCAAAAGGGTTTACCGGAGAGAAATATGGTGGGTCTACCTATTGGGATACCGAAGCGTATTGTTTGCCATTCTACCTCTCTACAACCGATCAATCTGTGGCTAGAAACCTCTTGATTTATCGTTACAATCACCTTCAAAAAGCGATAGAGAACGCAGAGAAATTGGGCTTTACCAATGGAGCTGCTCTGTATCCAATGGTGACAATGAACGGGGAGGAGTGTCACAACGAGTGGGAAATCACCTTTGAAGAAATTCACCGAAATGGCGCCATTGCTTACGGTATCTTCAACTATGTTCGTCATACACTAGATCGCGATTATCTTCACGAATACGGCTTTGAAGTTCTTTTGGCCATTAGCCGATTCTGGGCACAGCGCGTGAATTGGAGCGAAGCGCGTGGTAAGTACGTGATGCTCGGTGTGACAGGACCCAACGAATACGAGAACAACGTCAACAATAACTTCTACACCAACAAAATGGCCACATGGACCATGGCGTATACCTTGGAGGTCATTGACGAGCTAAAGGAAAACCATCCTGACGCTTATGCCAAGTTGGTAGAAAAGACTCATTTTGACGAAGAAACGGAGACCAAAGAGTGGCATGAAATCATTGCCAATATTGCCATTCCGTTTGATGACAAGCAGCAAGTTTACCTACAGCAAGATGGATTTTTAGACAAAGATTTGCGTCCAGCTTCATCACTCGCGGTAGAAGAACGTCCGATTAACCAGCATTGGAGCTGGGATAGAATTCTGCGTTCATGCTTTATCAAGCAAGCAGATGTATTGCAAGGATTGTACTTCTTCGAGCATCAATACGACAAGGCCACCATTCGCAGAAACTTCGATTTCTATGAACCGATGACGGTTCACGAGAGCTCGCTTTCGCCTTGTGTACATGTGATTTTAGCGAGTCGAATTGGCTATGGTGAAAAGGCTTATGAACTGTATCTCCGCACTGCTCGTCTCGATCTTGACGATTACAACCGCGAGGTTCACGAAGGACTACACATCACCAGTATGGCTGGAACTTGGATGTCGGTAGTGCAAGGATTTGGAGGAATGAAGATCATAAAGGAGAAGTTGGTGTTTGAACCGCTGCTTCCTGAAGGATGGAAAGCCCTTCACTTTATGTTGCGCTGGCGTGGAGCTGTGCTAAAAGTGAATGTCACCCACTCCACCTTGAAAGTGGAGAATGTATCCGATGTGGAAGCGGAGTTCCACTATGGTCCGCACGTTCACAGAGTGGCGGCCAATGGTGAAATCAAACTCGAATTAACGAAGTAA
- a CDS encoding NUDIX hydrolase has protein sequence MKNRVINPNVSVDCVVFGFDTQSLKVLLIEQKAVEGMSGHQALPGDLVLNDESLDDAAARVLKELTGIEGIFLRQFHAFGDPNRVKQVQDLDWLKSYRDQPEARVITIGYYALVKMDEFQTEASSFAERVFWQDIHEIPELAFDHNSIMQRALDRLREEFENRQVGFELLPEKFTLSQLQSLYEAIEDRELDKRNFRKKVLKEKLVTALDEKQTGVVHKPARLYKLNLEVRSKSPVHGSFVTVKF, from the coding sequence ATGAAAAATAGAGTGATAAATCCCAATGTTTCTGTCGACTGCGTCGTTTTCGGCTTTGACACTCAATCACTAAAAGTGTTATTGATTGAACAAAAGGCTGTTGAAGGCATGTCTGGACATCAGGCGCTACCTGGCGACCTCGTGTTGAACGACGAGAGTTTAGACGATGCGGCAGCACGCGTTCTAAAAGAACTAACGGGAATTGAAGGGATTTTCCTCCGTCAGTTTCACGCCTTTGGCGATCCTAATCGCGTGAAGCAAGTTCAGGATTTGGATTGGTTGAAGAGTTATCGCGATCAACCGGAAGCCCGAGTAATCACGATTGGTTACTATGCCCTTGTCAAGATGGACGAATTCCAAACGGAAGCTTCCAGCTTTGCCGAAAGGGTTTTCTGGCAAGACATTCATGAAATTCCAGAATTGGCGTTCGACCACAACAGCATCATGCAACGAGCATTAGACCGTTTGCGTGAAGAGTTTGAAAATCGCCAAGTGGGATTCGAATTGCTTCCAGAAAAATTCACGTTGAGCCAACTTCAATCACTCTATGAAGCGATTGAGGACCGCGAACTCGACAAGCGAAACTTCCGCAAGAAAGTACTCAAAGAGAAACTCGTCACGGCACTCGATGAAAAACAAACAGGCGTGGTACACAAACCGGCTCGCCTGTATAAACTCAACCTCGAAGTTCGGAGTAAATCTCCTGTTCACGGCAGCTTTGTGACCGTGAAATTTTGA